In Cydia pomonella isolate Wapato2018A chromosome 12, ilCydPomo1, whole genome shotgun sequence, the sequence TCCAgattttaccaatttttatttaaaaaggaaCTTATAAAAGATAAGTAGTAGATACACACTTTAGCTATACTATAACTTAAGATGTTCACAGAACGGCGTCATCCGCGGGACCTTACTGGCGTACCGGTTCATGGGCAAGGACCGCGGCGGGCAGGGCGGCACCATCGTGAACACAGCTTCCACTGCATTCACAAGGCCCCAAGTTTCTACTCCCATCTATACAGCCACCAACTACGCCGTCGTGGGACTCACCAGGGCTTACGGTGTAGGTTGATTAGTGATTACCAACCCAACCCGTATGTTTAGGGTGATAAGTCATAATGGGCAAGGGCAGGGCCAGGGCGGTGCCATCGTAAAAACCGCCACTACCGCATTAACAAGGCTCCATTGGCCTCGAGCATCTATAACGCTAGCAACAATGCTGTTAAGGGGCTTATAGGGTACCTAAGTACAAAAGTTATAATAAATGGGCAAGGACAGAGCGGTACCATCGTGAAGCCGGCTTCACCCCATTCACATTCCATTAGCTTTattttgacgttcataagcgcattgtcatatgcctacttggaaaataaacctTTATCACacgtagggtttgcaatccgtatccgcggatcttcccatacatttcagatccgtcgtgcaaaccctaatAACAGGGCACCTCACGGCTAATCACCCAACTTGGAAGAGACTCGATCTACCAGCCAGTTAGGGAAGCTCAAAGACATACCCGGATGcggcgaatatttccaccatactTAATTGTTTGCTTCCCCTTTGGAGCAAGTACGAGTCTGACTCACACAAGGCTGAAAATTATCCCAATTAGATTTCAGCgaaattaattatgtattctATCTTATTTCAGGACCAGTATCACGTAGGACTGACAGGCGTTAGGAGCCTGGTGTTATGCCCGGGACTCACAGAGACGGGCCTGGTCAAGGAAATACGCAAACAGCTCATGTCTTCCGAGTATGAGGCAGCTTGGCAGCGTGACAACGCCAACGCCAAGACGCAAAGGTACGTAGCCATAATGGGGCAATTATCATAGGTTTTCCCTGTCTCAAATTATGGTTTATGGGATTAGgcttaaaaaaaagaatttgacACTTAGTAGGATTGAACTGGCCAACCCCCATGTAGGTAGTAGTGTTTGCCCATCGACTAGGGGTTAGGGTCCATCCCTTCTTTTTAATGGCAGAGGAATTTGTTTATTGATAGGCTGTGTGTTTACAGATATAAGGTTCTTTTTTGTATGTCAGTCCAGACGGACCTTCAAAAAGTGACTTTTTGACAAGAAATTATTTCCCAAGCGGTGGGCTGCATTGGCAAAGCAAAAAtagcaatttatttttattttattacagctCAGAGCACGTAGGACGAGCTCTGGTGGAGATCCTCACTAAAGGCCAGAGCGGCTCAGTATGGATCGTGGAAAACGGCCAACCCGCACGGGAGTGGCGTGGCTAAACTACCATCACTCTACAACCTTGCAGTATCTTATTGCGACATAAAGATATTTTTAGAGCTATGGAACAGACTTCAAGATAAAAGATAATATTTGGTTTTTGGGCGCGCGCACGTTTCTGATTAGGCGGGTCCCACAgggcgagcatacgcgcgaggcaatttcctcacgcacaaaccggccagtgtagaagTGCCtaggccggtttgtgcgtgaggaaattgcctcgcgcgtatgttcgctgTGTGGATCCGCCTATTACGGCACAAAATGTTCAGAAAGACTTACAAAAGCTAGCGAAGCAGCTCGGTCTTCTGAGTAGACGCTTCGGCGAGGCACGTCTCCACCGACCGAGCTGCTTCGCGAGGCATGTGCGCGCGCGCAACGAACGCGTGGCCCTAAATTGTACGTCGTCAAAATGCACACATCGCTCCATGCGATATGGGGTCGGCACAACTCTTATTCTGGTATCTATGGTCAGGAGAAAAGCCAAAGTATTTCTAGTCCAATACTTTTTCGATCTCCTTATTTTATGAAGAAGCGCAATATATTTATCAAGCTTTACCTGAGAATGTATGGTCATTTTTAACACGAGGCATAAAAGGCGTGAAAGTTATTCtcatataatataggtatactaaGATATTTCGAACGACTGTTTTCTGCGGGTGATCCTatccatacttttttttttgtataatccATTCGATGGTCACTTGACCGTATATTATATACTGTGACTGTGTCCGATCTAAATTTAAATTGGCTCAATGATAAGACTCGACACAATCTGCCAAAAAACAACGTACTTACGCCTTCAGTTTGGCGTTATTTATGGGAATaactaattgttttattttagaaatctttttaacataattttaaaaaccgaTGTATATTCAGTGATTGTTATTTGTGTTTTATAATTCTGATGCTTATAGATTTACTTACGACTACTTATAAACTCCACGAAGTAACAATACAATATGAATACGTGATGTGGTTGTGTAAATATTCAGTTCTTTAGTATTAGAAGTGTTTGAGTAAGAAGctgcatttatattttataaaatatattttacaaaaatatagatAAGTAGGCTAAGAATAATGTTAGACAATGTATTGTGTACCTATACTTGGAAATTGTCTGTATACCTAAGGCCCTGTATAATAAGATAAGTATGTATTATAAGCACATACGTTGTTATCGGCTTGTGTATGTTACGATGTCAAACATTTTGTTGACGTGCAGTGTTACAGATAGTTCATTTCACAAAGAcgaatatttttctattattgACATTA encodes:
- the LOC133523360 gene encoding 15-hydroxyprostaglandin dehydrogenase [NAD(+)]-like; the encoded protein is MELKGKVALITGAAAGIGLAYSEELLKHGAKVSLCDIDSDIGEQISDELGAKYGRKNVLFCQCDVTDYPQYEEAFEMTIKVFNRLDIVINNAGVMNDRFWELEVDVNLNGVIRGTLLAYRFMGKDRGGQGGTIVNTASTAFTRPQVSTPIYTATNYAVVGLTRAYGDQYHVGLTGVRSLVLCPGLTETGLVKEIRKQLMSSEYEAAWQRDNANAKTQSSEHVGRALVEILTKGQSGSVWIVENGQPAREWRG